One Erpetoichthys calabaricus chromosome 8, fErpCal1.3, whole genome shotgun sequence DNA segment encodes these proteins:
- the LOC114656753 gene encoding gamma-crystallin M2-like produces MGKIIFYEDRNFLGRSYECTSDCQELQTYFSRCNSIRVDSSCWVLFERPNYLGCQYILTPGEYPDYQRWMGFNDCVRSCRIIRNANGPYRLKIYERINFEGQMMEFTDDIPSLQEHFHNREIHSCHVIDGAWVLFEHPNCRGRQYLVEKGEFRRFTDWGAMHPIVGSFRRVMEF; encoded by the exons ATGGGGAAG ATCATCTTCTATGAGGACAGAAACTTCCTTGGTCGCTCCTACGAGTGCACCAGTGACTGCCAAGAGTTACAGACCTACTTTAGTCGTTGTAACTCCATCCGAGTGGACAGCAGCTGCTGGGTTCTGTTTGAGCGCCCCAATTATTTGGGATGTCAGTATATATTAACCCCAGGCGAGTACCCTGATTATCAGCGTTGGATGGGATTCAATGATTGTGTTCGCTCGTGCAGAATAATCCGAAAT GCAAATGGCCCATACAGACTAAAGATATATGAAAGGATAAACTTTGAAGGCCAGATGATGGAGTTTACAGATGACATACCTTCTCTCCAGGAACACTTCCATAACAGAGAGATCCATTCTTGTCATGTGATAGATGGGGCTTGGGTCTTATTTGAGCACCCTAATTGTAGGGGACGGCAGTATCTGGTGGAGAAGGGAGAGTTCAGACGCTTCACTGACTGGGGAGCTATGCACCCTATTGTGGGCTCCTTCAGACGGGTAATGGAGTTTTAA
- the LOC114656612 gene encoding gamma-crystallin M2-like, with amino-acid sequence MGKIIFYEDLNFQGRCYECNSDCSDLHSYFTRCQSIRVESGCWILYDHPDCTGYQYVLMRGEYPEPQKWMSFSDSIKSCRMIRNVYGNSYKIRVYERTEFRGQMKEYDNDCDSIFDSLQFHQINSCIVLDGIWVFYDQPSYSGHQYFLDRGEYRCHTDWGATSAKVGSFRRITEC; translated from the exons ATGGGGAAG ATAATTTTTTATGAAGATCTAAACTTCCAAGGCCGCTGTTATGAGTGCAACAGCGACTGCTCCGATCTGCACTCTTACTTCACTCGCTGCCAATCAATCAGAGTGGAAAGTGGCTGCTGGATTCTGTACGATCACCCCGACTGCACTGGATACCAGTATGTCCTAATGCGGGGAGAATACCCAGAACCTCAGAAATGGATGAGTTTCAGTGACAGTATCAAATCCTGCCGAATGATCCGAAAT gtTTATGGAAATTCATACAAGATTAGAGTCTATGAAAGAACCGAATTTAGAGGCCAAATGAAGGAATACGACAATGACTGCGATTCCATCTTTGACAGTCTTCAGTTCCACCAGATTAACTCCTGCATTGTACTGGATGGGATTTGGGTGTTTTATGATCAGCCCAGCTATAGTGGGCACCAGTACTTTTTGGATCGAGGTGAATATCGCTGTCATACAGATTGGGGGGCTACTTCTGCAAAAGTTGGCTCATTTCGCAGGATAACGGAGTGCTAA